One window of Camelina sativa cultivar DH55 chromosome 4, Cs, whole genome shotgun sequence genomic DNA carries:
- the LOC104780583 gene encoding ABC transporter A family member 6-like isoform X2, translating to MAKPVAASFLTQANALFKKNLTYQKRNIWSNVRLIVIPLYLCVILVCIQALFDALVNNSADNQCGCRCIDDKNGDGKCEIRSCGLQFSSQNQAVFCAFPNPPPLLPLLHIPHPETRSVDPARRDSCKRTGSCPVTILVTGNNHSLGATLSENLLSTSFTVNSSDLFLRNLAYTVLATTDYTNYRDPGIYSDLPIFSIQPQCIPATTLPSFSFQQPPLEFQKEVRCVQGLSLWRNNSIEVNDEIFKRYLQGNHEEIVNEVASAYDLLDTDRSNFNVTIWYYTTYKGDLQDWRVKYVRVPRSVNLVSNAYLEFLKGSGTKMLFDFVKEMPKQETRLRMDMASLVGPIFFSWVILLLFPVILNSLVYEKQQRLRIIMKMHGLGDASYWMISYAYFLAISTLYIVCLMIFGSAIGLKFFRFNDYSIQFIFYFLYINLQISIAFLVSSAFSKAVTASVAAYIYVFGSGLLGAFLFQFLVEGLPFPRRWLFVLELYPGFSLYRGLYEFSQYAFQRNLNGRDGMKWKHFRGSAMDEVFSIIIIEWFLALIVTYYMNRVSSTAKDPIVFLENAFKKSLSPQKLSLQKQGSSVSVENLDVLQEREKVEQLMLEPNTSHAIVCDNLKKVYHGRDGNPPKLAISGLSLALTSGECFGMLGPNGAGKTSFINMMTGLVKPTSGSAFVRGLDICKDMDKVYTSMGVCPQHDLLWETLTGREHLFFYGRLKNLKGPDLNQAVEESLKSVNLFHGGVADTPAGKYSGGMKRRLSVAISLMGSPKVVYMDEPSTGLDPASRRSLWKAIKSAKQHTAIILTTHSMEEAEFLCDRLGIFVDGSLQCIGNPKELKGRYGGSCVLTMTTSAEHEKDVELLVQDVSPNAKKIYQIAGTQKFELPKEEVRISEVFQAVEKAKGNFKVFAWGIADTTLEDVFIKVAKTGQAF from the exons ATGGCAAAACCTGTTGCAGCCAGTTTCTTGACGCAGGCCAATGCCTTGTTCAAGAAAAACTTAACTTATCAG AAACGAAACATATGGAGCAACGTCCGGCTGATCGTGATCCCCTTGTACCTCTGTGTGATTCTAGTGTGCATTCAAGCACTGTTCGATGCACTGGTTAATAACTCTGCTGATAATCAATGTGGTTGTCGATGCATAGACGACAAAAATGGAGATGGCAAATGCGAAATAAGGAGTTGCGGTTTACAATTTTCATCTCAAAACCAAGCAGTCTTTTGTGCCTTCCCTAACCCTCCACCATTGCTCCCGTTGTTACATATTCCTCATCCTGAGACTCGTTCTGTTGATCCTGCCCGTCGTGACTCGTGCAAACGAACAGGATCTTGTCCTGTGACCATACTTGTTACTGGGAATAACCATTCCCTAGGAGCAA CTTTATCTGAGAATCTGCTCAGTACTTCTTTCACGGTCAACTCCTCTGACCTTTTCTTGCGTAATCTTGCCTATACTGTTTTGGCAA CGACAGACTACACCAATTATCGTGATCCAGGAATTTACTCAGATCTTCCCATCTTCAGCATCCAACCTCAATGCATCCCAGCCACTACATTGCCATCCTTCTCATTCCAACAACCACCTCTCGAGTTTCAGAAAG AGGTGAGATGCGTTCAAGGATTGAGTCTCTGGAGAAATAACTCCATAGAGGTCAACGATGAGATCTTCAAGCGCTATCTTCAAGGAAATCATGAAGAGATCGTCAATGAGGTCGCTTCAG CATATGATCTCTTGGACACCGATAGGAGCAACTTCAATGTGACCATTTGGTATTACACTACATACAAGGGAGATTTGCAAGATTGGCGTGTAAAGTATGTCCGAGTTCCTCGCTCAGTCAATTTG GTTTCAAATGCTTATCTTGAGTTTTTGAAAGGCTCAGGGACAAAGATGTTATTCGATTTTGTGAAAGAAATGCCAAAACAAGAAACTAGGCTTCGCATGGACATGGCGTCTCTCGTTGGCCCCATTTTCTTCTCATGGGTTATTCTTCTTCTGTTCCCT GTGATCTTGAACTCATTGGTGTATGAGAAGCAGCAACGTCtcagaatcataatgaaaatgCACGGGCTAGGAGATGCTTCATATTGGATGATTTCCTACGCTTATTTTCTCGCAATATCGACGTTATACATTGTATGCTTGATGATATTTGGGTCAGCAATAG GACTTAAATTCTTCCGGTTCAATGACTACAGTATCCaattcattttctattttctttatataaatctGCAAATCTCCATTGCCTTTCTAGTTTCCTCAGCATTTTCAAAGGCTGTGACAGCATCAG TTGCTGCATACATATATGTGTTCGGATCTGGGCTATTAGGCGCGTTCCTCTTCCAGTTTCTGGTGGAAGGTTTACCGTTTCCTA GACGCTGGCTTTTTGTCTTGGAGTTGTATCCGGGCTTCTCTTTATACCGTGGGTTGTATGAATTCTCACAGTACGCTTTCCAGAGAAACTTGAATGGAAGGGATGGGATGAAGTGGAAACATTTCAGAGGTAGTGCAATGGATGAAGTTTTCTCCATCATTATCATTGAGTGGTTTCTCGCTCTCATTGTAACATACTATATGAACCGAGTTTCTTCAACCGCGAAAGATCCTATTGTATTCTTGGAGAACGCCTTCAAGAAATCTCTTTCTCCACAAAAGCTTAGCTTACAAAAACAAGGGTCTTCTGTATCCGTGGAGAACCTAGATGTCCTTCAGGAG AGAGAAAAAGTCGAGCAGTTGATGCTTGAGCCGAATACAAGCCATGCTATTGTATGTGACAACCTGAAGAAGGTGTATCATGGTAGGGATGGGAACCCACCTAAATTGGCAATTAGTGGATTATCTCTCGCTCTGACTTCAGGTGAATGCTTCGGCATGTTAGGTCCGAATGGTGCCGGAAAGACCTCGTTCATTAATATG ATGACTGGACTTGTGAAACCAACTTCAGGGTCAGCTTTTGTCCGAGGTTTGGACATATGCAAGGATATGGACAAAGTTTACACCAGCATGGGTGTTTGCCCACAACATGA CTTGCTCTGGGAAACATTGACAGGGAGAGAACATCTTTTCTTTTACGGAAGACTTAAGAATCTCAAAGGCCCTGATCTCAACCAA GCTGTAGAAGAGTCTCTTAAGAGTGTGAACCTATTTCACGGAGGAGTTGCTGATACACCTGCTGGGAAATACAGTGGAGGAATGAAAAGGCGGCTAAGTGTAGCCATTTCACTTATGGGAAGTCCTAAG gtGGTTTATATGGATGAGCCAAGCACAGGACTTGATCCAGCTTCAAGAAGGAGTCTATGGAAAGCCATCAAATCCGCAAAACAACACACTGCGATAATCCTCACTACACATTCAATGGAAGAAGCAGAGTTTCTTTGTGACCGATTAGGGATTTTTGTTGATGGAAGTTTACAATGCATAGGGAACCCAAAAGAGCTGAAGGGCAGGTATGGTGGATCATGTGTGTTAACAATGACAACATCAGCAGAACATGAGAAAGATGTGGAGTTGTTGGTTCAAGATGTTTCCCCAAATGCAAAGAAGATATATCAGATCGCAGGAACTCAGAAGTTTGAGCTCCCAAAGGAGGAGGTTCGGATCTCGGAAGTGTTTCAGGCGGTGGAGAAGGCTAAGGGCAATTTCAAGGTGTTTGCTTGGGGAATTGCGGACACAACTCTTGAAGATGTTTTCATCAAGGTTGCTAAAACTGGTCAGGCGTTTTAA
- the LOC104780583 gene encoding ABC transporter A family member 6-like isoform X4 — MAKPVAASFLTQANALFKKNLTYQKRNIWSNVRLIVIPLYLCVILVCIQALFDALVNNSADNQCGCRCIDDKNGDGKCEIRSCGLQFSSQNQAVFCAFPNPPPLLPLLHIPHPETRSVDPARRDSCKRTGSCPVTILVTGNNHSLGANYTNYRDPGIYSDLPIFSIQPQCIPATTLPSFSFQQPPLEFQKEVRCVQGLSLWRNNSIEVNDEIFKRYLQGNHEEIVNEVASAYDLLDTDRSNFNVTIWYYTTYKGDLQDWRVKYVRVPRSVNLVSNAYLEFLKGSGTKMLFDFVKEMPKQETRLRMDMASLVGPIFFSWVILLLFPVILNSLVYEKQQRLRIIMKMHGLGDASYWMISYAYFLAISTLYIVCLMIFGSAIGLKFFRFNDYSIQFIFYFLYINLQISIAFLVSSAFSKAVTASVAAYIYVFGSGLLGAFLFQFLVEGLPFPRRWLFVLELYPGFSLYRGLYEFSQYAFQRNLNGRDGMKWKHFRGSAMDEVFSIIIIEWFLALIVTYYMNRVSSTAKDPIVFLENAFKKSLSPQKLSLQKQGSSVSVENLDVLQELMLEPNTSHAIVCDNLKKVYHGRDGNPPKLAISGLSLALTSGECFGMLGPNGAGKTSFINMMTGLVKPTSGSAFVRGLDICKDMDKVYTSMGVCPQHDLLWETLTGREHLFFYGRLKNLKGPDLNQAVEESLKSVNLFHGGVADTPAGKYSGGMKRRLSVAISLMGSPKVVYMDEPSTGLDPASRRSLWKAIKSAKQHTAIILTTHSMEEAEFLCDRLGIFVDGSLQCIGNPKELKGRYGGSCVLTMTTSAEHEKDVELLVQDVSPNAKKIYQIAGTQKFELPKEEVRISEVFQAVEKAKGNFKVFAWGIADTTLEDVFIKVAKTGQAF; from the exons ATGGCAAAACCTGTTGCAGCCAGTTTCTTGACGCAGGCCAATGCCTTGTTCAAGAAAAACTTAACTTATCAG AAACGAAACATATGGAGCAACGTCCGGCTGATCGTGATCCCCTTGTACCTCTGTGTGATTCTAGTGTGCATTCAAGCACTGTTCGATGCACTGGTTAATAACTCTGCTGATAATCAATGTGGTTGTCGATGCATAGACGACAAAAATGGAGATGGCAAATGCGAAATAAGGAGTTGCGGTTTACAATTTTCATCTCAAAACCAAGCAGTCTTTTGTGCCTTCCCTAACCCTCCACCATTGCTCCCGTTGTTACATATTCCTCATCCTGAGACTCGTTCTGTTGATCCTGCCCGTCGTGACTCGTGCAAACGAACAGGATCTTGTCCTGTGACCATACTTGTTACTGGGAATAACCATTCCCTAGGAGCAA ACTACACCAATTATCGTGATCCAGGAATTTACTCAGATCTTCCCATCTTCAGCATCCAACCTCAATGCATCCCAGCCACTACATTGCCATCCTTCTCATTCCAACAACCACCTCTCGAGTTTCAGAAAG AGGTGAGATGCGTTCAAGGATTGAGTCTCTGGAGAAATAACTCCATAGAGGTCAACGATGAGATCTTCAAGCGCTATCTTCAAGGAAATCATGAAGAGATCGTCAATGAGGTCGCTTCAG CATATGATCTCTTGGACACCGATAGGAGCAACTTCAATGTGACCATTTGGTATTACACTACATACAAGGGAGATTTGCAAGATTGGCGTGTAAAGTATGTCCGAGTTCCTCGCTCAGTCAATTTG GTTTCAAATGCTTATCTTGAGTTTTTGAAAGGCTCAGGGACAAAGATGTTATTCGATTTTGTGAAAGAAATGCCAAAACAAGAAACTAGGCTTCGCATGGACATGGCGTCTCTCGTTGGCCCCATTTTCTTCTCATGGGTTATTCTTCTTCTGTTCCCT GTGATCTTGAACTCATTGGTGTATGAGAAGCAGCAACGTCtcagaatcataatgaaaatgCACGGGCTAGGAGATGCTTCATATTGGATGATTTCCTACGCTTATTTTCTCGCAATATCGACGTTATACATTGTATGCTTGATGATATTTGGGTCAGCAATAG GACTTAAATTCTTCCGGTTCAATGACTACAGTATCCaattcattttctattttctttatataaatctGCAAATCTCCATTGCCTTTCTAGTTTCCTCAGCATTTTCAAAGGCTGTGACAGCATCAG TTGCTGCATACATATATGTGTTCGGATCTGGGCTATTAGGCGCGTTCCTCTTCCAGTTTCTGGTGGAAGGTTTACCGTTTCCTA GACGCTGGCTTTTTGTCTTGGAGTTGTATCCGGGCTTCTCTTTATACCGTGGGTTGTATGAATTCTCACAGTACGCTTTCCAGAGAAACTTGAATGGAAGGGATGGGATGAAGTGGAAACATTTCAGAGGTAGTGCAATGGATGAAGTTTTCTCCATCATTATCATTGAGTGGTTTCTCGCTCTCATTGTAACATACTATATGAACCGAGTTTCTTCAACCGCGAAAGATCCTATTGTATTCTTGGAGAACGCCTTCAAGAAATCTCTTTCTCCACAAAAGCTTAGCTTACAAAAACAAGGGTCTTCTGTATCCGTGGAGAACCTAGATGTCCTTCAGGAG TTGATGCTTGAGCCGAATACAAGCCATGCTATTGTATGTGACAACCTGAAGAAGGTGTATCATGGTAGGGATGGGAACCCACCTAAATTGGCAATTAGTGGATTATCTCTCGCTCTGACTTCAGGTGAATGCTTCGGCATGTTAGGTCCGAATGGTGCCGGAAAGACCTCGTTCATTAATATG ATGACTGGACTTGTGAAACCAACTTCAGGGTCAGCTTTTGTCCGAGGTTTGGACATATGCAAGGATATGGACAAAGTTTACACCAGCATGGGTGTTTGCCCACAACATGA CTTGCTCTGGGAAACATTGACAGGGAGAGAACATCTTTTCTTTTACGGAAGACTTAAGAATCTCAAAGGCCCTGATCTCAACCAA GCTGTAGAAGAGTCTCTTAAGAGTGTGAACCTATTTCACGGAGGAGTTGCTGATACACCTGCTGGGAAATACAGTGGAGGAATGAAAAGGCGGCTAAGTGTAGCCATTTCACTTATGGGAAGTCCTAAG gtGGTTTATATGGATGAGCCAAGCACAGGACTTGATCCAGCTTCAAGAAGGAGTCTATGGAAAGCCATCAAATCCGCAAAACAACACACTGCGATAATCCTCACTACACATTCAATGGAAGAAGCAGAGTTTCTTTGTGACCGATTAGGGATTTTTGTTGATGGAAGTTTACAATGCATAGGGAACCCAAAAGAGCTGAAGGGCAGGTATGGTGGATCATGTGTGTTAACAATGACAACATCAGCAGAACATGAGAAAGATGTGGAGTTGTTGGTTCAAGATGTTTCCCCAAATGCAAAGAAGATATATCAGATCGCAGGAACTCAGAAGTTTGAGCTCCCAAAGGAGGAGGTTCGGATCTCGGAAGTGTTTCAGGCGGTGGAGAAGGCTAAGGGCAATTTCAAGGTGTTTGCTTGGGGAATTGCGGACACAACTCTTGAAGATGTTTTCATCAAGGTTGCTAAAACTGGTCAGGCGTTTTAA
- the LOC104780583 gene encoding ABC transporter A family member 6-like isoform X3, translating to MAKPVAASFLTQANALFKKNLTYQKRNIWSNVRLIVIPLYLCVILVCIQALFDALVNNSADNQCGCRCIDDKNGDGKCEIRSCGLQFSSQNQAVFCAFPNPPPLLPLLHIPHPETRSVDPARRDSCKRTGSCPVTILVTGNNHSLGNLLSTSFTVNSSDLFLRNLAYTVLGTTSATDYTNYRDPGIYSDLPIFSIQPQCIPATTLPSFSFQQPPLEFQKEVRCVQGLSLWRNNSIEVNDEIFKRYLQGNHEEIVNEVASAYDLLDTDRSNFNVTIWYYTTYKGDLQDWRVKYVRVPRSVNLVSNAYLEFLKGSGTKMLFDFVKEMPKQETRLRMDMASLVGPIFFSWVILLLFPVILNSLVYEKQQRLRIIMKMHGLGDASYWMISYAYFLAISTLYIVCLMIFGSAIGLKFFRFNDYSIQFIFYFLYINLQISIAFLVSSAFSKAVTASVAAYIYVFGSGLLGAFLFQFLVEGLPFPRRWLFVLELYPGFSLYRGLYEFSQYAFQRNLNGRDGMKWKHFRGSAMDEVFSIIIIEWFLALIVTYYMNRVSSTAKDPIVFLENAFKKSLSPQKLSLQKQGSSVSVENLDVLQEREKVEQLMLEPNTSHAIVCDNLKKVYHGRDGNPPKLAISGLSLALTSGECFGMLGPNGAGKTSFINMMTGLVKPTSGSAFVRGLDICKDMDKVYTSMGVCPQHDLLWETLTGREHLFFYGRLKNLKGPDLNQAVEESLKSVNLFHGGVADTPAGKYSGGMKRRLSVAISLMGSPKVVYMDEPSTGLDPASRRSLWKAIKSAKQHTAIILTTHSMEEAEFLCDRLGIFVDGSLQCIGNPKELKGRYGGSCVLTMTTSAEHEKDVELLVQDVSPNAKKIYQIAGTQKFELPKEEVRISEVFQAVEKAKGNFKVFAWGIADTTLEDVFIKVAKTGQAF from the exons ATGGCAAAACCTGTTGCAGCCAGTTTCTTGACGCAGGCCAATGCCTTGTTCAAGAAAAACTTAACTTATCAG AAACGAAACATATGGAGCAACGTCCGGCTGATCGTGATCCCCTTGTACCTCTGTGTGATTCTAGTGTGCATTCAAGCACTGTTCGATGCACTGGTTAATAACTCTGCTGATAATCAATGTGGTTGTCGATGCATAGACGACAAAAATGGAGATGGCAAATGCGAAATAAGGAGTTGCGGTTTACAATTTTCATCTCAAAACCAAGCAGTCTTTTGTGCCTTCCCTAACCCTCCACCATTGCTCCCGTTGTTACATATTCCTCATCCTGAGACTCGTTCTGTTGATCCTGCCCGTCGTGACTCGTGCAAACGAACAGGATCTTGTCCTGTGACCATACTTGTTACTGGGAATAACCATTCCCTAGGA AATCTGCTCAGTACTTCTTTCACGGTCAACTCCTCTGACCTTTTCTTGCGTAATCTTGCCTATACTGTTTTG gGCACAACATCAGCGACAGACTACACCAATTATCGTGATCCAGGAATTTACTCAGATCTTCCCATCTTCAGCATCCAACCTCAATGCATCCCAGCCACTACATTGCCATCCTTCTCATTCCAACAACCACCTCTCGAGTTTCAGAAAG AGGTGAGATGCGTTCAAGGATTGAGTCTCTGGAGAAATAACTCCATAGAGGTCAACGATGAGATCTTCAAGCGCTATCTTCAAGGAAATCATGAAGAGATCGTCAATGAGGTCGCTTCAG CATATGATCTCTTGGACACCGATAGGAGCAACTTCAATGTGACCATTTGGTATTACACTACATACAAGGGAGATTTGCAAGATTGGCGTGTAAAGTATGTCCGAGTTCCTCGCTCAGTCAATTTG GTTTCAAATGCTTATCTTGAGTTTTTGAAAGGCTCAGGGACAAAGATGTTATTCGATTTTGTGAAAGAAATGCCAAAACAAGAAACTAGGCTTCGCATGGACATGGCGTCTCTCGTTGGCCCCATTTTCTTCTCATGGGTTATTCTTCTTCTGTTCCCT GTGATCTTGAACTCATTGGTGTATGAGAAGCAGCAACGTCtcagaatcataatgaaaatgCACGGGCTAGGAGATGCTTCATATTGGATGATTTCCTACGCTTATTTTCTCGCAATATCGACGTTATACATTGTATGCTTGATGATATTTGGGTCAGCAATAG GACTTAAATTCTTCCGGTTCAATGACTACAGTATCCaattcattttctattttctttatataaatctGCAAATCTCCATTGCCTTTCTAGTTTCCTCAGCATTTTCAAAGGCTGTGACAGCATCAG TTGCTGCATACATATATGTGTTCGGATCTGGGCTATTAGGCGCGTTCCTCTTCCAGTTTCTGGTGGAAGGTTTACCGTTTCCTA GACGCTGGCTTTTTGTCTTGGAGTTGTATCCGGGCTTCTCTTTATACCGTGGGTTGTATGAATTCTCACAGTACGCTTTCCAGAGAAACTTGAATGGAAGGGATGGGATGAAGTGGAAACATTTCAGAGGTAGTGCAATGGATGAAGTTTTCTCCATCATTATCATTGAGTGGTTTCTCGCTCTCATTGTAACATACTATATGAACCGAGTTTCTTCAACCGCGAAAGATCCTATTGTATTCTTGGAGAACGCCTTCAAGAAATCTCTTTCTCCACAAAAGCTTAGCTTACAAAAACAAGGGTCTTCTGTATCCGTGGAGAACCTAGATGTCCTTCAGGAG AGAGAAAAAGTCGAGCAGTTGATGCTTGAGCCGAATACAAGCCATGCTATTGTATGTGACAACCTGAAGAAGGTGTATCATGGTAGGGATGGGAACCCACCTAAATTGGCAATTAGTGGATTATCTCTCGCTCTGACTTCAGGTGAATGCTTCGGCATGTTAGGTCCGAATGGTGCCGGAAAGACCTCGTTCATTAATATG ATGACTGGACTTGTGAAACCAACTTCAGGGTCAGCTTTTGTCCGAGGTTTGGACATATGCAAGGATATGGACAAAGTTTACACCAGCATGGGTGTTTGCCCACAACATGA CTTGCTCTGGGAAACATTGACAGGGAGAGAACATCTTTTCTTTTACGGAAGACTTAAGAATCTCAAAGGCCCTGATCTCAACCAA GCTGTAGAAGAGTCTCTTAAGAGTGTGAACCTATTTCACGGAGGAGTTGCTGATACACCTGCTGGGAAATACAGTGGAGGAATGAAAAGGCGGCTAAGTGTAGCCATTTCACTTATGGGAAGTCCTAAG gtGGTTTATATGGATGAGCCAAGCACAGGACTTGATCCAGCTTCAAGAAGGAGTCTATGGAAAGCCATCAAATCCGCAAAACAACACACTGCGATAATCCTCACTACACATTCAATGGAAGAAGCAGAGTTTCTTTGTGACCGATTAGGGATTTTTGTTGATGGAAGTTTACAATGCATAGGGAACCCAAAAGAGCTGAAGGGCAGGTATGGTGGATCATGTGTGTTAACAATGACAACATCAGCAGAACATGAGAAAGATGTGGAGTTGTTGGTTCAAGATGTTTCCCCAAATGCAAAGAAGATATATCAGATCGCAGGAACTCAGAAGTTTGAGCTCCCAAAGGAGGAGGTTCGGATCTCGGAAGTGTTTCAGGCGGTGGAGAAGGCTAAGGGCAATTTCAAGGTGTTTGCTTGGGGAATTGCGGACACAACTCTTGAAGATGTTTTCATCAAGGTTGCTAAAACTGGTCAGGCGTTTTAA
- the LOC104780583 gene encoding ABC transporter A family member 6-like isoform X1, with product MAKPVAASFLTQANALFKKNLTYQKRNIWSNVRLIVIPLYLCVILVCIQALFDALVNNSADNQCGCRCIDDKNGDGKCEIRSCGLQFSSQNQAVFCAFPNPPPLLPLLHIPHPETRSVDPARRDSCKRTGSCPVTILVTGNNHSLGATLSENLLSTSFTVNSSDLFLRNLAYTVLGTTSATDYTNYRDPGIYSDLPIFSIQPQCIPATTLPSFSFQQPPLEFQKEVRCVQGLSLWRNNSIEVNDEIFKRYLQGNHEEIVNEVASAYDLLDTDRSNFNVTIWYYTTYKGDLQDWRVKYVRVPRSVNLVSNAYLEFLKGSGTKMLFDFVKEMPKQETRLRMDMASLVGPIFFSWVILLLFPVILNSLVYEKQQRLRIIMKMHGLGDASYWMISYAYFLAISTLYIVCLMIFGSAIGLKFFRFNDYSIQFIFYFLYINLQISIAFLVSSAFSKAVTASVAAYIYVFGSGLLGAFLFQFLVEGLPFPRRWLFVLELYPGFSLYRGLYEFSQYAFQRNLNGRDGMKWKHFRGSAMDEVFSIIIIEWFLALIVTYYMNRVSSTAKDPIVFLENAFKKSLSPQKLSLQKQGSSVSVENLDVLQEREKVEQLMLEPNTSHAIVCDNLKKVYHGRDGNPPKLAISGLSLALTSGECFGMLGPNGAGKTSFINMMTGLVKPTSGSAFVRGLDICKDMDKVYTSMGVCPQHDLLWETLTGREHLFFYGRLKNLKGPDLNQAVEESLKSVNLFHGGVADTPAGKYSGGMKRRLSVAISLMGSPKVVYMDEPSTGLDPASRRSLWKAIKSAKQHTAIILTTHSMEEAEFLCDRLGIFVDGSLQCIGNPKELKGRYGGSCVLTMTTSAEHEKDVELLVQDVSPNAKKIYQIAGTQKFELPKEEVRISEVFQAVEKAKGNFKVFAWGIADTTLEDVFIKVAKTGQAF from the exons ATGGCAAAACCTGTTGCAGCCAGTTTCTTGACGCAGGCCAATGCCTTGTTCAAGAAAAACTTAACTTATCAG AAACGAAACATATGGAGCAACGTCCGGCTGATCGTGATCCCCTTGTACCTCTGTGTGATTCTAGTGTGCATTCAAGCACTGTTCGATGCACTGGTTAATAACTCTGCTGATAATCAATGTGGTTGTCGATGCATAGACGACAAAAATGGAGATGGCAAATGCGAAATAAGGAGTTGCGGTTTACAATTTTCATCTCAAAACCAAGCAGTCTTTTGTGCCTTCCCTAACCCTCCACCATTGCTCCCGTTGTTACATATTCCTCATCCTGAGACTCGTTCTGTTGATCCTGCCCGTCGTGACTCGTGCAAACGAACAGGATCTTGTCCTGTGACCATACTTGTTACTGGGAATAACCATTCCCTAGGAGCAA CTTTATCTGAGAATCTGCTCAGTACTTCTTTCACGGTCAACTCCTCTGACCTTTTCTTGCGTAATCTTGCCTATACTGTTTTG gGCACAACATCAGCGACAGACTACACCAATTATCGTGATCCAGGAATTTACTCAGATCTTCCCATCTTCAGCATCCAACCTCAATGCATCCCAGCCACTACATTGCCATCCTTCTCATTCCAACAACCACCTCTCGAGTTTCAGAAAG AGGTGAGATGCGTTCAAGGATTGAGTCTCTGGAGAAATAACTCCATAGAGGTCAACGATGAGATCTTCAAGCGCTATCTTCAAGGAAATCATGAAGAGATCGTCAATGAGGTCGCTTCAG CATATGATCTCTTGGACACCGATAGGAGCAACTTCAATGTGACCATTTGGTATTACACTACATACAAGGGAGATTTGCAAGATTGGCGTGTAAAGTATGTCCGAGTTCCTCGCTCAGTCAATTTG GTTTCAAATGCTTATCTTGAGTTTTTGAAAGGCTCAGGGACAAAGATGTTATTCGATTTTGTGAAAGAAATGCCAAAACAAGAAACTAGGCTTCGCATGGACATGGCGTCTCTCGTTGGCCCCATTTTCTTCTCATGGGTTATTCTTCTTCTGTTCCCT GTGATCTTGAACTCATTGGTGTATGAGAAGCAGCAACGTCtcagaatcataatgaaaatgCACGGGCTAGGAGATGCTTCATATTGGATGATTTCCTACGCTTATTTTCTCGCAATATCGACGTTATACATTGTATGCTTGATGATATTTGGGTCAGCAATAG GACTTAAATTCTTCCGGTTCAATGACTACAGTATCCaattcattttctattttctttatataaatctGCAAATCTCCATTGCCTTTCTAGTTTCCTCAGCATTTTCAAAGGCTGTGACAGCATCAG TTGCTGCATACATATATGTGTTCGGATCTGGGCTATTAGGCGCGTTCCTCTTCCAGTTTCTGGTGGAAGGTTTACCGTTTCCTA GACGCTGGCTTTTTGTCTTGGAGTTGTATCCGGGCTTCTCTTTATACCGTGGGTTGTATGAATTCTCACAGTACGCTTTCCAGAGAAACTTGAATGGAAGGGATGGGATGAAGTGGAAACATTTCAGAGGTAGTGCAATGGATGAAGTTTTCTCCATCATTATCATTGAGTGGTTTCTCGCTCTCATTGTAACATACTATATGAACCGAGTTTCTTCAACCGCGAAAGATCCTATTGTATTCTTGGAGAACGCCTTCAAGAAATCTCTTTCTCCACAAAAGCTTAGCTTACAAAAACAAGGGTCTTCTGTATCCGTGGAGAACCTAGATGTCCTTCAGGAG AGAGAAAAAGTCGAGCAGTTGATGCTTGAGCCGAATACAAGCCATGCTATTGTATGTGACAACCTGAAGAAGGTGTATCATGGTAGGGATGGGAACCCACCTAAATTGGCAATTAGTGGATTATCTCTCGCTCTGACTTCAGGTGAATGCTTCGGCATGTTAGGTCCGAATGGTGCCGGAAAGACCTCGTTCATTAATATG ATGACTGGACTTGTGAAACCAACTTCAGGGTCAGCTTTTGTCCGAGGTTTGGACATATGCAAGGATATGGACAAAGTTTACACCAGCATGGGTGTTTGCCCACAACATGA CTTGCTCTGGGAAACATTGACAGGGAGAGAACATCTTTTCTTTTACGGAAGACTTAAGAATCTCAAAGGCCCTGATCTCAACCAA GCTGTAGAAGAGTCTCTTAAGAGTGTGAACCTATTTCACGGAGGAGTTGCTGATACACCTGCTGGGAAATACAGTGGAGGAATGAAAAGGCGGCTAAGTGTAGCCATTTCACTTATGGGAAGTCCTAAG gtGGTTTATATGGATGAGCCAAGCACAGGACTTGATCCAGCTTCAAGAAGGAGTCTATGGAAAGCCATCAAATCCGCAAAACAACACACTGCGATAATCCTCACTACACATTCAATGGAAGAAGCAGAGTTTCTTTGTGACCGATTAGGGATTTTTGTTGATGGAAGTTTACAATGCATAGGGAACCCAAAAGAGCTGAAGGGCAGGTATGGTGGATCATGTGTGTTAACAATGACAACATCAGCAGAACATGAGAAAGATGTGGAGTTGTTGGTTCAAGATGTTTCCCCAAATGCAAAGAAGATATATCAGATCGCAGGAACTCAGAAGTTTGAGCTCCCAAAGGAGGAGGTTCGGATCTCGGAAGTGTTTCAGGCGGTGGAGAAGGCTAAGGGCAATTTCAAGGTGTTTGCTTGGGGAATTGCGGACACAACTCTTGAAGATGTTTTCATCAAGGTTGCTAAAACTGGTCAGGCGTTTTAA